The genomic interval CCCCTACCGCGACGCCCGCCGCTCCCCCGCCGCACGGGCGCACGACCTCCTCGGGCGCATGACCGCCGAGGAGAAGTTCTGGCAGCTCTTCATGGCGCCGGGCGACCGCGACGATCCCGCGCTGGACTACCGCCATGGTGCCTACGGCCTGCAGGTGAACCTGCCCGCCGGCATGCGCGCGGAGTCGCCCCGCAGCGACACCCTCGACGCTGCGCAGGTGGCACGCGCCCACACCCGGCGCATCAACGACCTGCAACGCTGGTTCGTCGACAGCACACGGCTTGGCATTCCACTGGTCCCCTTCGAGGAGACGCTGCACGGGCTCACCCGCGAGGGCACGACCACCTTCCCGCAGGCCATCGGGCTGGCCGCCACCTGGGACACAGCACTCGTGGGCCGCGTCGGCGCCGCCATCGCCACCGAGACCCGCTCCCGCGGCATTCGGCACGCCCTCTCCCCGGTCATCAACATCGCCAGCGACCCGCGCTGGGGCCGCGTGGAGGAGACATATGGTGAGGATCCGTGGCTCACTGCCGCCATCGCGCGCGCCTGGATCCGCCCCCTCGAAGCCGCCGGCATCGTCACGACCCCGAAGCACTTCATCGCGAACGTCGGTGACGGCGGCCGCGACAGCTACCCCATCGACCTCAGCCCACGCCTCCTCGCCGAGCGCCATTTCCCGCCATTCATCTCGGCCATCCACGACGCCGGCGCACGATCGGTGATGAGCGCATACAACTCGGTGGACGGCTCGCCAGCCTCGCAGAACCGGGCGCTGCTCACCGACCGGCTGCGCCGCGACTGGGGATTCACCGGTGTCGTCATCTCCGATGCCTCGGCGGTCGGTGGATCGACCGTGCTGCACAACACCGACTCCACCACCGGCATCGCCTTCAGGCGCGCGATCGAGGCAGGCCTCGACGTGGTGTTCGAGTCGGGCTACCGGCAGCATCGGTCGTATCTCGACGGCTTCCGCAGCGCAGGCATCGAGCCGGCGGCGATCGACACGGCCGTCGCCCGTGTGCTCCGCCTGAAGTTCGCACTCGGCCTCTTCGAGCAATGGGAGTCGGATCCCGCAGCGGCCGCCGCCGTGGCACGCACTGCGGCACACCGCGCCGTGGCCCGGGAGGCCGCCGCCGCGTCGATCGTGCTCCTCCGGAACGCGCGCCAGCGCCTGCCCCTCGACCGCGCCACCCGCCGCATCGCCGTGATCGGGCAGGACGCCACCGAGGGCCGCACCGGAGGCTACGCCCCGCCAGGCGCGCGCCTCACCACCATCCTCGACGGCATCCGCGCCGGTGCGCCGGCCGGCTCCATCGTGCGCAGCACACCGGGTGTGCCACGCCTCTGGTCACCCTGGGTCACCATCCCCGCGACGGCCTTCAGCACCACCACCGGCAGTGGGGTGCGCGCCGAGTACTGGGACAACATCACGCTCGCCGGTGCGCCGGTCGTTGCGCGTCTCGATCGCGACATCGCGTTCGCGTGGACACTCTATTCGCCGGCGCCGGCGCTCCCGTTCGACTGGTATTCCGCACGGTGGACCACCACCGTCACCGCCCCGGCATCCGGCGTGCGCACCCTCGCCGTCGAGGGCAACGATGGCTATCGCCTGCACGTCGATGGACGCCTGGTGATCGACAACTGGCAGAAGGCGTCGTTCGGCCTGCGACAGGTGCGGGTGGACTTCGCACCACACTCGCGCCACGAGATCCGCCTCGAGTATCACGAGACCACCGGGAGCGCCCGACTCCGGCTGGCCTGGGATGCCGGTGTCACGGATCCCACCCCCGCCGCGATTGCCGACGCCGTGCGCCTCGCCCGCTCGAGCGACGTCGCCCTCATCGTGGCCGGCATCGAGGAGGGCGAGTTCCGCGATCGCGCGATGCTCGGCCTGCCTGGCCGGCAGGATGCGCTCATCCGCGCAGTGGCGGCCACCGGCACGCCGGTCGTGGTGATCCTCGTGGGGGGCAGCGCCATCACCATGCCATGGCGTGCGCAGGTCGACGCGGTGATCGACGCCTGGTACCCCGGGCAGGAAGGCGGTCACGCCGTGGCGGACGTGCTCTTCGGCCGCGTGAACCCGTCCGGCCGGTTGCCACTCACGTTCCCCATGCACGAGGGGCAGGTCCCACTGTATTACGCGCACAAGCCGACCGGCCGTGGCGACGACTATCTCGACCTGACCGGCCTGCCGCTCTTCCCCTTCGGACATGGGCTGAGCTACAGCACCTTCACCTACGACGACCTCGCGACCGACGTGCAGCCGCCGGCCGACAGCACCGCGCTTCGCGTCTCGGCCACCATCCGGAACACCGGCACGCGCGCCGGCGCCGAGGTCGTGCAGCTCTATCTCACCGATGTGCTGGCGTCGGTGGTGCGGCCGGTCACCGAACTGGCAGGCTTTGCGCGCGTCCCCCTCGCCCCGGGCGAATCCAGGCGCGTCTCGTTCGCGGTCTCGCGCCACCAGCTCAGCCTGCTCGACGCCGACATGCAGCGTGTGGTGGAGCCGGGGCGGCTGCGCGTGATGCTCGGTGCGTCGTCGCGCGACATCCGGCTCCGCCGCGAAGTCGCGATCCGCTGACCCGGCCAGCCCGCCTGCCGGTGTTCAGCCGGAAGGGCGGGCCCACAACTCGGCCGAGATCCAGCGCGAGAGCGCGTACGTCACCAGGAGCTCGTACGACTGCTGCAGCGGCGCGACGCCGGCGGTGAGCACGCCCACGGCGCCACCCCCGTGCTTCGTTCCTGACGTCTGCGCCACCTGGTCCATCGCGTCGCCGAGCTCCAGCCCCTGGTCCAGCAGGGCGCTGACCACCGGCGGGAGCAGGATCGCCAGCGAGCCGCCCCGGGCCATCGTGCCCGTGCGGTCCACCACCACGGCCCAGGCGCAGACCCGGTGGGTGCCCTCGGGAGACTCATCCCGCACCACGCCACCCTCGATCCCGACGCCGAGGTCGGCCCCGGGATCGACGGCCAGCGCTGCGACCGCCCGGTTGCGGGCGCCCGCCAGCGTCTCGTCGTCGCCGACCGGCTGGGGCGGCACGCCGGAGGGGAGGTCGAAGCCCGTGACGGCGGCTGGGCAGGCACACCGCGCCAGTGCCGCACGGACCGCAGCGACCTTGACCGGATTCCGGGACCCGACCGCCACGCGTCGGACGCCGGGCAGCAGCGCTCTGGTGCTCATGGCCGAAAAGTATCGGAATGCGCCGGTCCGTTGCTTGCGGAGCCCCGTTCCGGGGGTAACGTCGATTGTATCCCCTCAGCGCAGGTCCTCGTGTCCGCACTCGTCGTCGCCCCATCGGATCGCCGCACCTTCGTGTTCGTCGGCGACCGACTCTGGCTGGATTTCGTCAACACGGATGACATCGAACTCGGCGTGCGCCGCGACGCACTCCGTGACTTCGGCACGATGCTGGAATGGCTCGCCGCGGTCGGCGTGATCGACCAGGACCGTCGGCTGGCGATCATGCGACGCGCGGAACAGCAACCGGCCGGTGCCACCGCGGCCCTGCTCGACGCGCGTCGGGTGCGCAGCGCCCTGCGGGCACTCGCGGAGCATGGCGCCGTCTCCGGCGACGCCCGGACCGAGGCCGTGGCGGAGATCAACCGCGTCCTCGGGCGCAGTGCCGGCACGCGCCGCCTGGAGCTGAGCAGCGACGGCGTCTACACGCGGAACTTCGTGGCCGGCGGCGACGCCTTCGCGGCGCTGATGATGCCCATCGTGGACGATGGCGCCGACTCGCTCATCGCCGGCGAGCTGGGACGCGTGCGCTGCTGCAGCGACCCGCGGTGCCGTCGCGTCTTCCTCGACAGCACCAAGAACGGCCGCCGCCGCTGGTGTGACATGGCCACCTGCGGCAACCGCGCCAAGGCGGCCCGCCATCGGGCACGCGAGCCGATGCGCAGCGCGCCGACCATCACGTCTTTCCGGCCGATCACGGCGTCCTGACCGGCTTCTACGCGGGTCGGAATCGCGAACAGGGTTCACGCGGAAGACGCGGAAAACGCGGAAAAGTTCTGCCTGTCGGCGCGTGTCTGCGTCGCTCGAGACGAAGAAATGCTGTAGGAACTCCGCGAGCGTGAGCGCAGTTCCTACAGCATTTCTTCGTCTCGAGCTACGGCGGCGATGGAAGCGGTGTAGTGCATTTCCGCGACTTCCGCGTTTTCCGCGTGAACCTTCTTGACGATCCCGACCCGCGTAGGAGCCCCGAGACGATCAGGCGGCTTCGGGCACCGACTTGATGTACCCCATATCCATCGCATAGCCGACCAGCTTCTTCTGCAGCAGGCGGCGCCCGCGGAACAGGCGGCTCTTCACCGTGCCCTCCGGCACGCCGAGGATGTGCGCGATCTCGGCATAGCGCAGCTCGTGGATGTCACTCAGCACCACCGCCGCACGATATTCGTCCGGCAGCGCATCGATGGCCGAGGTGATCTCGGCGTCGAGGAACGTCTCGTAGAAGCGCGCCTCCGGATTCGCCTCACCGACGGGCTCGAACGCGCCCCACCCGTCCGTCTCGTCGGTCGCCTGCACCTCGCGGGCGTCGATACGGCGCTTCCGGCTCACGAAGACGTGGTACAGGATCGTGAACAACCACGCCCGGATGTTGGTGCCGAGGCGGTACTGCTCCCAGCGTTCCAGCGCCCTGAGGATCGTGTCCGACACCAGGTCCTCCGCGTCGTCGCGGGAGCGCGACAGCTTCAGCGCGAAGCTGTACATCGCATCGAGGTGCACCATCGCCTCGGCCTCGAAGCGCGCGCGCCCATGGAGCACCAGCTCCGGCGTTCCTGCAAGTTCCGAATGCTGCGTGGCAGCCATGATGTGCTCCAGAGTGGGTCGCGTCGTCGTCCGTCCGAATCCGGCCTGCGAGGGCTCCGTCGGCCCCTGTGCGAAGTCAGGCATTCGCCATCCTCTCGACCGTGGATGCAGGCGCCGGCACCGGCTCGCGCAGGTGCGTCGCGATGAACCGCTTGAGGTCGACCGCGATGCCGTCGAGCACCTCGATGTCCCGCTTCACCCGCGACATCATCAGCCCGCCTTCCAGCGCCGCGATGATGAACCGCGACAGCCGCACCGCGTCCACGTCGTCCTGCAACTGCGGCCGTGCCTCCCACAGCAGCGACTGGATCTGCGCTGCCCACCGCGCGAACACCTTCGCGATCCGCAGGCGGAACCCCTCGTGGGCGTCCGCCATCTCCGCCGCCAGCGTCCCGAACGGCGACCCGCCGTGGCACCCCCGCTCCGCGTGCGCCGCCACCAGGGAGTCGATGAAGAGGTGCAGCCGCTCCAACGGGTCGATCATCGGCTCCCGCAGGATCGCCAGGCCACGCTCGGCAAACCGCTCGAACTGCCGGTCCAGCACCTCGTAACCGAGCTCTTCCTTGCTACGGAAGTAGTGGTAGAAATGACTCTTCCCGCTCAACCGCGATTCCCGGATCACATCGTCGATCGAAGTCGCCGAGTACCCCTGCCGCCCGATCAGGACCGCGGCGGCATCGAGGATCTGGGAGCGGCGAGGATTCATGGCCAGAATACTAGGACCGGTCAGTCCGATTTACAACCCCCGCATGCGAAATCGCGCAAGTCATTTCAATTGAATGACTTGCGCGACAATAAATCAGAGAAGTGCCATCACGAACGCCCGAACTTCCTTTCAGGACTAGACCGATCAGTCCTACCGTTCAGTCGTTTGCGCCCCTTCGCGCCCCTTTCCGAGGTTGCGTTCAGGTCGTTGCGGTTGCTGCTCGGGCGGCCGGCTCAGCGCCCCTTGCGCCCCCGACGCTTCGGCGGGATCACCGCCCGCCGCTCCTTCCCGCGCTGGTATTCCTCGCGCGCCCGATCACGGCCTCCCTTCCGGTGCCCGTACTGGTCACCCAGCGTCGCCAGCTCGTCGGGCATCCAGGGCGCATCCAACGCCTCCCGCAGCTCCACCAGCGTGCGGCCGCGGGCCGAGCCGCGCTGGCCGCGCGGCACGATGAACCGGTACGGCCGGTCGAACGGCGGCAGTTCCTCCGTCACCAGTGTGCGCGCCAGCTTCTCCGGCAGCCGCAGCCGCGCGACACCCAGGTACGTGCCGTCATCGTGCTCCTCCACGTCGTACTCGATCACCACCTGGCGATCGCGCACGGTGAGCTGGTGCGGCAGGTCGTCGTAGCGCGCGCGCTCCTCGGGCGTGATCCAGTCGTCCCACGACATCCGGAGCGGCAGGTGCCGCAGGTCCTGCACCGACTCCACGTCACCCAGCCGGGCGCGGTACCACGACGCCAGGTCAGCCTGCGACACACGCGCCGTCGTCGCCGCGCTGCGGCGCCAGACCTCCCGCGCCTCGGCGATCATCGGGCGGTTGCGCTCGACGGCGGGATGCCGCATCCGCTCCGTCGCGAACGCCTCGGCCAGGACGTCGCGCGCCGCGTCGGCCACCTCCGGCGTGAACTCGTCGATCACCGCCGTCTCGCGCTCCAGCTCGAACCCGGCGTACGTCACCCGGCGCGTGCGCACGAGCTGGCCCTGCTTGCGGTGCGGGTCGTAGGCCAGCGTCGACTCGCCGTATTCGGCGAACCGCCGGATGAGCGCCGGTGCAAGTTGCGTCCCCTCGATCGACGCGCGCGGGATCCCCATGCGATCGGCGAAGAAGCGCAGCGTGCCGGTCACGGCGCCCCAGCTGCCGCAGACACTCGTCTTGCCCACCCGCGCACTCTCACCCCACGCGGTCTGCTCGTCGATCACCAGGTCGAATGGCATCACCTGCGCCAGCAGCTCGCTGAAGCGTGCCCGCGTTGCCTCCGTGGCCTTCGGCAGCTCCGTCGGCAGGGGCGCATTCAGCGAGCGGTACACGCTGGCCATCGCCAGCGCCGCATCCTCCAGCGACTTCACCAGCACGCCCTTCACTTCGGCCCACTCCGCGATCTCCTCGTGGAAGAGCTGGCGCGGGAGCCCGTACACGTTCCCCACGTAGCCGTACTTCGTGAACGCCTCGCGGTACACGTTGTAGGCCGTGAGGTGATCACTCCCCGGGATGAGCAGCCCATCCAGGTTCCGGTCCTCGCGCGTCATGCGGTGCAGGCTCTCCACCCCACTCATCACCGCCACATACGGCACCAGGTCGTCGTCGCTGTTGACGAGCAGCTCGGCCCACGGCCGTTCCACCGGCATCTTCTCCACCGCGCGGCCGTAGTCCGTCAGCCGCCCGTTGGCGACGATGTTGCGCGTCTCGAGCAGGCGCAGCGCCCGCTGGTAGGCGATCCGGTCCAGCGGCACCGGCAGCTCGAGGTCGTCGGCGCGGACGCCGAGGGCCGCGCAGGTGATGGCGACGCGCTCGCTGTCGCCCGCGAGCTGGAACTCCGGCAGCTCGGGCTTGAGCGTCTCGAAGGGGATGCGCCGGTCGGAGAGGATGAACACCCGGCCGCCCGCCACGCGCCCGTGCACGCGCCCCGCCATCTGCAGCAGCTCGTTCGCGCCAAGGTGCACGCGCGTGAGCACGTTGCGCCCCTTGTCCACCATGTTGGTGAACCGCGTGTCGTCGATGATCACCGTGTCCAGGCCCTGCACCGTGATCGCGCTCTGGCCCGCCGCCGTCATCGAGAGGAAGAAGGGCTTGTCCACGCCCCCTTCCTCGAGGTACGGCCGGATCACGCGGATCGGCTCGCCACCGTGGTAGTGCTGGGCGTGGATCTTCGGGAAGCTCTCCTGCACATGTCGCGCGGCATCCTCGGTGCCGGCGCGCGTCGGCATGAACATCGCCACCCCGCGCCGCTCGGCGATCACCCTCTTCAGGAACTTGTCGTCCAGGAAGTCGGCCGGGCTCCGCGTCAGCACCTCGACCTTCGCCTTCTTCGCCTCGTCGAAGCTGTAGACCTCCAGCACGTCGTGGCTGCCGAGGTACTTCGCGTAGAACGTCGGGTCGACGGTGGCCGACAGCCAGATGTAGCGGCAGCGGGCCCGCTTGCCGAGGGCCAGGCAGAGTTCGAGCTCGGCGGAGGTCTGGTGGATCTCGTCGACGACCAGCGTGTCGCGGTGGTCGATGTCACCGTCCTGGAACCAGCGCCGCGCGATGCCCGTGGTGACGATGATGACGTTCCAGCTCGGCGTGTCGGGCGTCGCCTCACGCTCGCGGTTGACGACCCCGACCCGCAGCGCCTCGCCAAGGATCGTCTCGGCGATGGGCCGGACGGCGAGGGTCTTGCCGGTGCCGGTGCCGGCCACGATGCCGAATCCCTGACCACTGGCCGCCAGTTCGCGCAGCCTGGCGCCGTGGTGCTGCTCCAGGTAGGTCGGGATGTTGAGCGTGAAGGCCAGCTCGATCGTCTCGCACGCCGCACGGGTGGGGGCGATGACGATGATGCGTCCGCGCTCGGGACGGGCGGCCTTGAAGGCGTCGGGGTCGGGCGGGAGGTACCGATCGCGGGTGTCTCGCATGGGTCGAATCTACGCTGCCGTCAGGAGGAGAACGCCTGACACGGCTGCCATGGAAATCCCGACTGGTGGGGTCCCCAAAGCACCGGCATGTTCGCGGAGAGGGTTACCCATGGGTGCGACGTCAGCGCCCAGTGCTCCATCCGTCGGCCCCGCCGACACGAGAGGCTTTTCCGATGCGGATCCTGCTGATTCATCCGAACTACCACTCTGGTGGTGCCGAGATCGCCGGCAACTGGCCGCCGGCGTGGGTGGCCTACCTGAGTGGCGCGCTGAAGGCGGCAGGGTACACCGACATCCGCTTCATCGACGCGATGACGGACAACATCGAGGATCCCGCGCTGGAGCAGATCCTGCGCGAGGAGCGGCCTGCCGCCGTGCTCGCCACCGCCATCACCCCGGCGATCTACAAGGCGCAGGAGACGCTCGAGATGGTGCGCCGGATCCACCCCGACTGCCTCACCGTCCTGGGCGGCGTGCACGGCACGTTCATGTACGGCCAGGTGCTGAGCGAGGCCCCCTGGATCGACGTGATCGTCCGCGGCGAGGGTGAGGAGATCGTCGTCAACCTGATGCGGGCGCTGGAAGAGGGCCGGCTGCCGGCCGAACGCAGCACGATCCAGGGCATCGCGTACCTCGAGGACGGCAAGCCGGTCGCCACCAAGCCGCACCCGCCGATCGCGGACCTGGACACGCTCAAGCCCGACTGGGGCATCCTGAACTGGGACCGCTACATCTACATCCCGCTCAACTGCCGCGTCGCCATCCCGAACTTCGCCCGCGGCTGCCCCTTCACCTGCTCGTTCTGCTCGCAGTGGAAGTTCTGGCGCCAGTACCGCACCCGCGACCCGAAGAAGTTCGTGGACGAGATCGAGGAGCTGGTGACGGTGCACAAGATCGGCTTCTTCATCCTTGCCGACGAGGAGCCGACGATCAACCGCAAGAAGTTCGTCGAGCTCTGCGAGGAGCTGGTCAAGCGCAACCTGCCCGTGCAGTGGGGCATCAACACGCGCGTCACCGACATCCTGCGCGACGAGGAGCTGCTGCCGCTCTACCGGAAGGCCGGCCTCGTGCACGTGTCGCTCGGCACCGAGGCGGCGGCGCAGCTCAAGCTCGACCGCTTCAACAAGGAGATCAAGGTCGAGCAGAGCAAGAAGGCCATCCAGCTGCTGCGGCAGAACGGCATCGTGACCGAGGCCCAGTTCATCGTCGGCCTCGAGAACGAGACCCCGGAGACGCTGGAAGAGACGTACAACATGGCGCAGGACTGGAAGCCGGACCTCGTCAACTGGAACTGCTACACGCCGTGGCCCTTCTCCGACCTGTTCCAGGAGCTGGGCGACAAGGTCGAGGTGCGCGACTACGCCAAGTACAACTTCGTGACGCCGATCATCCAGCCCGACACGATGACGCGCGACGAGGTGCTGAAGGGCGTGCTCCACAACTACCGCCGCTTCTACTTCAAGAAGGCCACCGGCGGCTACCTGTGGGACAAGGACCCGTACCGCCGGAAGTACCTGCGCGGCTGCCTGAAGGCGTACCTCAAGAGCGCCTTCGAGCGGAAGTTCTACGACCTGGGCCGCATCAACTACTGGGGCCAGAGCACGGTGGACTTCCAGTTCGACGAGTCGAAGACGACGTCCAAGCAGGAGCTGGTGCGCCTCAAGAGCAAGCGCGAGATCCAGCACGTGCACGGCGTGGCCAGCGGCGTGGCGAACTGCTCGCCGATGGTGCTGGTGGCCGGCCACGAGATCCCGGCCGACGAGTTCATCACGCCCAAGCGCTCGACGATGAAGACCACGGCCAACGAATCGGCGGCGGCGGTGCTGGAGGCGGTCGAGGTGATCGACGGCGTGGATCCGCACGCGCGCGACGACGAGGGAATCCGGGTCTGCTGACCGGACACGCGTCAGCATGACCAGCGAGGCGGCGGTGGAGCAGGCATCCACCGCCGCCTCGCTGCATCCGGCCGGAGTGCCGCAGCGGACGAGGGCCGCCACACCCCGCCGCAGCAGGCCGGCGCGGCCGTTCCCTACCGCCGCCCCGCCCGCCGGATCGCCTGTGCCTCCGCGCTCCGCGGCAACGAATCCGCCCAATACCCCGAATCATTCCGGCTCGGATCGGTGTCCAGCAGCGCGCGATACGTACGATCCGCCGCCCTGACTGCCGCGCGCCGCTGCGCCGCCGTCACCCCCGGCCGCGCGAGATACGAGACGAACGCCCGCAGCGCCAGCCAGCGCTCCGAGCCCTCCCGCAGCGACGCGAACATCCGCGCCCGCTCGTGCGACCGCGTCCACGGCAGGTCCCACACCGGCGGGTGCTCCTCGACGTATCGCGGATACAGCGTGTAGTCGCGGTTCATCATCCCGCGGTAGAAGTAGCGCGACTGCTCGTAGAACACCGTCCCGCCGCCGGCCGCCAGCGCCGTCGCATATCGCAGCAGGCCGGCGTCGCTTCCGGTGTCGCCCGCCAGGGTGCCGAGCCGCGTGTAGCGCGCGGCACGCGCCGCGTCGAACGCCTGCACCTGCGCGGCCGCCTCGGTCCAGCGTCCCGCATTCGCCGCCCGCACCGCCAGCACCAGTCGCGCCTCGCGCGACACGACGCGATCCGCCACGGCGCCAATCCGCGACACCGCACTGTCCGGTGCCAGCACCCGCACGATGTAGCGACGCGTCCACTGGTCCAGGCCCGGCGTGGTGGCCGCCGACGCCCAGTCGCCGCGGGTCATGTGGATGCGCGCCGCGAGGTATGCCGACTCGGGCGCGAGCAGCGAATCCTGCGCCACCGTCACCAGCGGGCCGCCCGCGAACCTCGCCGCCTCATCCAGCCGCCCGGCGCGCAGCATGCTCACCGCCCACATGTGCCGCCAGAAGGGTGACGCGGTCGCGCGCCACGACGGCATCGACTGCGGCAGCCGCAGCGGCGCCACCGAGTCGGTCGCCAGCATGGCCAGCAGCCGCTCCTCGAGGTTTTCCGACCACGGCGCACCGCGGTTCGCCACCGCCGCCTGCATCAGCGACTCCCACGCCGCGCGCCCCGGATGGAGGTTCCCCACCAGCGCGGCACGCACCTCGATCGGCACCCGCGCATCCGACAGCAACCGCGGCGGCGCCGGCATGAACGTGGTCAGCAGGTACCGCATCTCGGCCGCCGCCCGCACGGGATACTCGCCGTAGAGCGCGACCGCGGTGTCCCACGTGCTGTCCGCCTGCGACGCGAGAAAGAACAGCCGCATCCGGCTGAACTGCACCAGCCCCGCATACGGGTGCTGCGGATACCGCGCCAGCCAGGCCCGGTGTGCCGCATGCAGCGAATCCCAGCGCGCCGCCGGCACCGCCTTCGCAATCTCCTCGCGCGTGCCGTCCGGCAGGCCGTGCCGCACCGCCAGCCGCAGCGCCGCATACTCCAGCGTGGCGCGGCGCGGGGACTGCGGTGAACGCGCGAGGAGGGCGGGCATCGAGTCGATGGGCAGCGCCCGGATCGGCGCCGCCAGCCGCTCGAAGGCCGCGGTCCGCATGGCCTGTGGCGCGGCCAGCACGGCCGGTGCCAGTTCGATGGTCTCCACCGCTCGCCGCAGCAGCGAGTCGCGGCCGGCGTCGTCCGACACCGGCAACGCCATGACCTGCGCCACCACCAGCCCCGCCTCTCGCAGCGCGCGCTGGGCATCACCCTTTCCCCACGCCGCCACGATCGCGGCACCGGTCGGCTCGGGCACCCGCACTCGCACCGTCGTGTCCCAGGCGTACGGTTGCAGCGGCGCCCGCCCGATCAGCCCCGCGAAGCGCGCACTGTCAGCGCGCAGGAAGCCAGGCAGCAGACGCACCTCGTCGCGCGAGATGAAGTCGAGGTCCCGCAACGGCAGCATGCCGCGCTCGCCGAAGGTCGCCGCGCTCACCAGCGGCCCGTCCACGTCGAAGCTGTTCGACACGCCGCAGGGAAACGCCACCGTCGCCACGCACATCGTGCACGATGCCACCAGCACCGATCGCCTCGTCATCCGATCTCTCCCACGAACGTGATCCAGCGCTGTCCAGCCGGGAACACCCACACACCGCGATAGCCCTCCAGTGCGGCGAACTGCGGCACCGTCGCGAACCACGCGCGATGGTCCGTGAGTCCACGGCGCGTCCGGCGCTCGAAGGCGCCAAGCCCGAGGCGGAACGGCATCCGCGCACGCTGCGCGAGCGCCACCGCCTCATCCACCTGGCGTGCCGTGGCCGGCTCCCCGGTGTCGAACACCTGCAGGACGTGGCCCGCCACCACGTCGCGGAACAGGTCCCCGTACGTCGGCTCACGCAGGTGGGCGATCAGCGACGTGACCCACACGTCATCCGCGGCCAGGGCATGCGCATGCAGGTACGACACGCTGCGCGCCCATGCGGCCAGTGCGCGCTGCGGCACGTCGTGGTCCAGCTGCACCGCACGCACCGTGGCGCCGCCGGCACGCGCACGCAGCACCTGCACCGCACTGTCGAGTGCGAGGTCGAAGCGGTGCGCGCCGTCAGCCGGCGTGCGGCACTGGTCCAGCCCATCCTCGAACCGGATCACGACCGTCACGTCGGCCGTGTGCGTCGCCGTGGCCGCCAGGCCGGCGCGCGGCACGAGGCGCATCGTGCGTGCGTCGCAGCCCACCGAGCCGATGTAGATGCCTGCCTCGAGGCCGGGACGCACGCCGGCACTCTCGGCAAAGCGGTCCACGTCGCCTCGCGTCCAGATCCACTGGCCCAGCTGCGGCGCGGCGGCGGGCGCCCCCGGCGTGGCGCGGCAGCCGGCCAGTGCGGCCAGCACCGGCAGCGACGACATCAGGTGA from Gemmatimonadaceae bacterium carries:
- a CDS encoding DUF84 family protein is translated as MSTRALLPGVRRVAVGSRNPVKVAAVRAALARCACPAAVTGFDLPSGVPPQPVGDDETLAGARNRAVAALAVDPGADLGVGIEGGVVRDESPEGTHRVCAWAVVVDRTGTMARGGSLAILLPPVVSALLDQGLELGDAMDQVAQTSGTKHGGGAVGVLTAGVAPLQQSYELLVTYALSRWISAELWARPSG
- a CDS encoding CGNR zinc finger domain-containing protein — protein: MSALVVAPSDRRTFVFVGDRLWLDFVNTDDIELGVRRDALRDFGTMLEWLAAVGVIDQDRRLAIMRRAEQQPAGATAALLDARRVRSALRALAEHGAVSGDARTEAVAEINRVLGRSAGTRRLELSSDGVYTRNFVAGGDAFAALMMPIVDDGADSLIAGELGRVRCCSDPRCRRVFLDSTKNGRRRWCDMATCGNRAKAARHRAREPMRSAPTITSFRPITAS
- a CDS encoding glycoside hydrolase family 3 C-terminal domain-containing protein, coding for MIHRRPAPLHFRLAALLLAGLLPSAASAQSAADTTARPPADAPYRDARRSPAARAHDLLGRMTAEEKFWQLFMAPGDRDDPALDYRHGAYGLQVNLPAGMRAESPRSDTLDAAQVARAHTRRINDLQRWFVDSTRLGIPLVPFEETLHGLTREGTTTFPQAIGLAATWDTALVGRVGAAIATETRSRGIRHALSPVINIASDPRWGRVEETYGEDPWLTAAIARAWIRPLEAAGIVTTPKHFIANVGDGGRDSYPIDLSPRLLAERHFPPFISAIHDAGARSVMSAYNSVDGSPASQNRALLTDRLRRDWGFTGVVISDASAVGGSTVLHNTDSTTGIAFRRAIEAGLDVVFESGYRQHRSYLDGFRSAGIEPAAIDTAVARVLRLKFALGLFEQWESDPAAAAAVARTAAHRAVAREAAAASIVLLRNARQRLPLDRATRRIAVIGQDATEGRTGGYAPPGARLTTILDGIRAGAPAGSIVRSTPGVPRLWSPWVTIPATAFSTTTGSGVRAEYWDNITLAGAPVVARLDRDIAFAWTLYSPAPALPFDWYSARWTTTVTAPASGVRTLAVEGNDGYRLHVDGRLVIDNWQKASFGLRQVRVDFAPHSRHEIRLEYHETTGSARLRLAWDAGVTDPTPAAIADAVRLARSSDVALIVAGIEEGEFRDRAMLGLPGRQDALIRAVAATGTPVVVILVGGSAITMPWRAQVDAVIDAWYPGQEGGHAVADVLFGRVNPSGRLPLTFPMHEGQVPLYYAHKPTGRGDDYLDLTGLPLFPFGHGLSYSTFTYDDLATDVQPPADSTALRVSATIRNTGTRAGAEVVQLYLTDVLASVVRPVTELAGFARVPLAPGESRRVSFAVSRHQLSLLDADMQRVVEPGRLRVMLGASSRDIRLRREVAIR
- a CDS encoding sigma-70 family RNA polymerase sigma factor; its protein translation is MAATQHSELAGTPELVLHGRARFEAEAMVHLDAMYSFALKLSRSRDDAEDLVSDTILRALERWEQYRLGTNIRAWLFTILYHVFVSRKRRIDAREVQATDETDGWGAFEPVGEANPEARFYETFLDAEITSAIDALPDEYRAAVVLSDIHELRYAEIAHILGVPEGTVKSRLFRGRRLLQKKLVGYAMDMGYIKSVPEAA
- a CDS encoding TetR family transcriptional regulator; its protein translation is MNPRRSQILDAAAVLIGRQGYSATSIDDVIRESRLSGKSHFYHYFRSKEELGYEVLDRQFERFAERGLAILREPMIDPLERLHLFIDSLVAAHAERGCHGGSPFGTLAAEMADAHEGFRLRIAKVFARWAAQIQSLLWEARPQLQDDVDAVRLSRFIIAALEGGLMMSRVKRDIEVLDGIAVDLKRFIATHLREPVPAPASTVERMANA